In Solimonas sp. K1W22B-7, the DNA window CAAGAGCCCGATGTACCAGGAGTACCTCAAGCCCCTGGACATCCGGCACCTGCTCGGCGCCGACATCTACACCAAGGAAGGCATCGAGTGCCGCCTGCGCATCACGCGCTCGCATGACGCCGAGGCCTTTTCCCCCGATGACAAGGCTTTGGTGCGGCTGCTGCTGCCGCACCTGAAGCGCTCCATCCGCCTGCACGCCAAGCTCGACTACCTCGAGTGCGACCGCCAGCTCTTCGCCGGCGCCGTCAACCGCATGCTGGTAGGCATGATTACCTTTGGTCAGGACGGTTCGATCCTGGAGCTGAACCAGGAAGCCCAGCGCATCCTGGTCGAGAAGGACGGCATCGGCCGCAGCGGCACCGGCATCGCCCTGTCCAGCAACCACGAGAACCGCGACCTGCAGCGCATGATCCGCCACGCCGTGACCGGTGGCCCCATCGAGGAGCCGGTAGCGGGCGCCGCGGTGGTCGAGGCCATGTCGGTGACGCGGCCCTCGGGCCGCGCCAAGCTCGGCATCGTCGTGCGTACCATCCCTCTGGGCGAGTTCACCGGCGCCAAGCAGCGCCCGGCCGCCGTCGTGTTCCTGCGCGATCCGGAATCCAGCGGCACCCAGCCTTCGCAGGAA includes these proteins:
- a CDS encoding helix-turn-helix transcriptional regulator; translation: MAATKAVAIQVSEVDRLDRLLGAVYDGPTESPPWNTALQQMREVLKAAHVTLMLRPPSSESHGVMINTGQVTSQGVESYESHFFALDPFVRLPEGEVVTAEELIGSQQWLKSPMYQEYLKPLDIRHLLGADIYTKEGIECRLRITRSHDAEAFSPDDKALVRLLLPHLKRSIRLHAKLDYLECDRQLFAGAVNRMLVGMITFGQDGSILELNQEAQRILVEKDGIGRSGTGIALSSNHENRDLQRMIRHAVTGGPIEEPVAGAAVVEAMSVTRPSGRAKLGIVVRTIPLGEFTGAKQRPAAVVFLRDPESSGTQPSQEVVRRLFGLTRMEAALALLLAEGLTLDEAAEKLNVRRNTARTHLRSIFCKTGVTRQTMLVRMLLNSVISLG